The Butyrivibrio sp. AE3004 genome contains a region encoding:
- a CDS encoding AAA family ATPase has translation MNIIGREREQDILEQCLDYKRPEFLVVFGRRRVGKTFLIKEYFNERFSFYTTGIPDEKTRNQLKAFNESLKLYGDKTGTIPKDWFEAFSRLRMVLEKEDVQRDYSSGKKVVFLDEVPWMDTARSDFKSAFDFFWNSYGSSQKDLLLIVCGSATSWIINNILNDVGGFHNRVTKQMHIDPFSLSECETFFKNNGIILGKDKIIESYMIFGGIPYYLNLYDRRLSFAQNVDSLIFDERGDLHYEYEQLFRSLFKNADNHIKIIETMAELKKGLQRTDLVQKSGVSDGEGLTKALKELEQCGFIRHYSNATTKKNGAFYQVIDPFVLFSLNFIRDKQMKSWQAFIKSPEYYAWRGNSFEIVCLLHVPQIKAALGIAGVESAEYSWRSKKKEGGAQIDLLIDRADDVINLCEMKCTDNEFEISSKYKDELIHKADTFMDEVQPAKAIHITLITSNGVKKNENLDVVQNIIGPEKLFD, from the coding sequence ATGAATATAATCGGAAGAGAAAGAGAACAGGATATTTTAGAACAGTGTCTTGATTACAAAAGACCTGAATTTTTGGTTGTTTTCGGACGTCGTCGAGTAGGAAAGACTTTTCTTATCAAAGAGTATTTTAATGAACGCTTTTCATTTTACACCACAGGTATTCCAGATGAGAAGACACGTAATCAGCTTAAGGCTTTTAACGAGTCGCTTAAATTATATGGTGATAAAACCGGTACAATTCCCAAGGACTGGTTTGAGGCATTTAGCCGTCTAAGAATGGTACTGGAAAAAGAAGATGTGCAGCGTGACTATTCCAGTGGAAAAAAGGTGGTATTTTTGGATGAAGTTCCTTGGATGGACACTGCGAGATCAGATTTTAAGTCAGCATTTGACTTTTTCTGGAACAGTTATGGTTCTTCGCAGAAAGACCTTCTTCTTATAGTCTGCGGTTCTGCAACATCGTGGATCATCAATAATATTCTTAATGATGTGGGAGGCTTTCATAACAGAGTAACAAAGCAGATGCATATAGATCCATTTAGTCTTAGTGAATGTGAGACTTTCTTTAAGAACAATGGAATTATCTTAGGCAAGGATAAGATAATAGAAAGCTATATGATATTTGGAGGGATACCGTATTATCTGAATCTGTACGACAGAAGGCTTAGCTTCGCACAGAACGTGGATAGCCTTATTTTTGATGAAAGAGGAGACCTTCATTATGAATATGAGCAGCTGTTCAGGTCATTGTTCAAAAACGCAGACAATCACATAAAGATTATTGAGACTATGGCTGAACTAAAGAAGGGCCTGCAAAGGACAGATCTTGTTCAAAAATCAGGGGTATCTGATGGCGAAGGACTTACAAAAGCTCTTAAAGAGCTTGAACAGTGCGGATTTATCAGACATTATAGCAATGCAACAACCAAGAAAAATGGCGCATTTTATCAGGTTATTGATCCGTTTGTACTCTTTAGTTTAAATTTCATTCGTGATAAGCAAATGAAGTCATGGCAGGCGTTCATTAAGTCTCCGGAATATTATGCTTGGAGAGGGAATTCATTTGAGATCGTATGCCTTTTGCACGTTCCGCAGATAAAGGCAGCCCTTGGTATTGCAGGTGTCGAGAGCGCCGAGTATTCATGGAGGAGTAAGAAAAAAGAGGGCGGTGCACAGATAGATCTTCTTATAGATAGAGCAGATGATGTGATCAACCTGTGTGAGATGAAATGTACAGATAATGAATTTGAGATAAGCTCAAAATATAAAGATGAACTGATACATAAAGCTGATACATTCATGGATGAGGTACAGCCGGCAAAGGCTATACATATAACACTTATAACTTCAAATGGAGTCAAGAAAAATGAGAACTTGGACGTGGTTCAAAATATAATTGGTCCGGAAAAACTCTTTGACTAA
- a CDS encoding type IV toxin-antitoxin system AbiEi family antitoxin domain-containing protein → MVLTYNECIEKYGSDYKIKKELSNGELFMKEKGVYSTVRNVSDLDIITSKFPRAVFTGKSAFYYHSLTDVIPDHFHLATRREDSRIKDQRVIQSFLKDDIFEPGIIEMKYNNSSIRLYDRERMLIELMRFRKSIPFDLYKEIIQNYRRIVEEMDFGLVEDYAYMFRNGNTLMNQIQMEVL, encoded by the coding sequence ATGGTTCTTACCTATAATGAATGTATAGAAAAATATGGATCGGATTATAAGATAAAGAAAGAGCTGAGCAATGGAGAGCTCTTTATGAAAGAAAAGGGAGTATATTCTACTGTAAGAAATGTTTCGGATCTTGATATAATAACTAGCAAATTTCCGAGGGCAGTGTTTACCGGAAAAAGTGCGTTTTATTATCATTCACTTACAGATGTAATACCGGATCATTTTCACCTTGCAACTCGGAGAGAGGATTCAAGAATTAAGGATCAAAGAGTAATACAGTCTTTTCTAAAAGATGATATTTTTGAGCCTGGCATAATTGAGATGAAGTATAATAACTCGAGTATTAGGCTATATGATAGGGAGAGGATGCTAATAGAACTTATGCGATTTAGAAAAAGCATACCGTTTGATCTGTACAAGGAGATAATACAAAACTATAGGCGCATAGTAGAGGAAATGGATTTTGGACTTGTTGAGGATTATGCCTACATGTTCCGAAATGGTAATACACTTATGAATCAGATACAGATGGAGGTTCTTTGA
- a CDS encoding helix-turn-helix transcriptional regulator — MKRWTWKMNDPGITKEQYLNIARKFGFTKRELELGYLKVSGFSNHRIAYMLGISEQTVKNHFTHIYEKAWVPGRKEFQELFTQDG, encoded by the coding sequence ATGAAGAGATGGACATGGAAGATGAATGATCCCGGAATTACAAAGGAGCAGTATCTTAATATAGCTCGTAAATTCGGATTTACGAAAAGAGAGCTTGAACTCGGATACCTTAAAGTGTCGGGGTTTTCAAATCATAGAATTGCTTATATGCTCGGAATTTCTGAGCAGACGGTAAAAAATCATTTCACTCACATTTATGAAAAGGCGTGGGTTCCCGGAAGAAAGGAATTCCAAGAGCTGTTTACACAGGATGGATAG
- a CDS encoding TetR/AcrR family transcriptional regulator produces the protein MRESTKYVMDKITCSLIELMRETSLGNISICAIIENAEVSRNSFYRHFQDKDDILRYYISSETEQWLAKAGMNYLNVSSPQEYVVFLLKHLYKYRDIIDLLIRDNKMNLLEEEFDKRFNAILSSITDPWHIAFTIGGFYKLFCYWAKTGYEKTPEEIAAYIK, from the coding sequence ATGAGAGAATCTACAAAATATGTTATGGATAAAATCACCTGTTCCCTCATTGAGCTAATGAGGGAAACATCTCTAGGCAATATATCCATTTGTGCCATCATAGAAAATGCAGAGGTAAGCCGTAACTCATTTTACCGCCATTTTCAGGATAAAGATGATATACTCCGATATTACATTTCTTCAGAAACAGAACAGTGGCTGGCAAAAGCCGGGATGAATTATCTGAACGTTTCGTCTCCTCAGGAGTATGTTGTTTTTCTTTTGAAGCATCTATATAAGTATCGGGATATCATCGATCTTCTTATCCGTGATAATAAGATGAATCTTCTGGAAGAAGAATTTGACAAGCGTTTTAATGCCATTCTATCCAGCATTACTGATCCATGGCATATAGCCTTTACTATTGGTGGCTTCTATAAGCTCTTTTGCTACTGGGCAAAAACCGGATATGAAAAGACACCTGAAGAAATTGCAGCCTATATTAAGTAA
- a CDS encoding IS110 family transposase has protein sequence MISVGIDVSKGKSTVCILKPYGEIVCSPFEMQHVEKGLDGLDSILQKLDGEIRIVMEATGIYHLPVLTYLTEKGYFVSVVNPFVMKSFAKDNNFRGAKTDKLDSVMIANYGIEKWFKLQKYEGAEEVYAELKLLGRRYRYYMELHVKALQELTHILDYVMPGIKKKFNSWNESSNKDKLSDFVEKFWHYDVITSMSLEKFTDEYLLWAKEKKYHRSRSKAEEVYELASGGIPTLSSSTPSTKMLVQEAVSVLRAIDSSLATILARMQVLAKSLPEYSTVREMGGVGDVLAPKLIAEIGDVRKLHSAKALIACAGIDPPPYESGQFVGTNRRMTKRGSSTLRKVGYEVMRVLKSHPAPKDAAVYNYIIKKEIEGKCKKHAKIAGLNKFLRIYYARVTAVYK, from the coding sequence ATGATTAGTGTTGGAATTGATGTATCAAAAGGAAAAAGCACTGTCTGCATACTTAAGCCGTATGGAGAAATAGTGTGCAGTCCTTTTGAAATGCAACATGTTGAGAAGGGGCTAGACGGACTCGATAGTATTCTCCAGAAGTTAGATGGTGAAATACGTATAGTCATGGAAGCAACGGGCATCTATCACTTGCCAGTATTGACTTATCTTACAGAGAAAGGCTATTTCGTATCTGTAGTAAATCCTTTTGTGATGAAGTCATTCGCAAAGGATAACAACTTTAGGGGTGCAAAAACTGACAAACTTGATTCGGTCATGATTGCTAATTATGGAATTGAAAAGTGGTTTAAACTCCAAAAATATGAAGGTGCCGAAGAGGTATATGCTGAGCTGAAGCTGCTAGGGCGCAGATATAGGTACTATATGGAACTCCATGTTAAGGCTTTACAAGAATTAACTCATATCCTCGATTATGTCATGCCTGGAATCAAGAAAAAGTTTAATAGCTGGAACGAATCAAGCAACAAGGACAAGTTAAGCGATTTTGTGGAAAAGTTCTGGCATTATGATGTAATTACTTCCATGAGTCTTGAAAAGTTCACAGATGAGTACCTTCTCTGGGCAAAAGAAAAGAAATATCACCGGAGCAGATCCAAAGCTGAAGAAGTCTATGAATTAGCATCCGGTGGCATTCCTACACTATCTTCCAGTACCCCATCGACCAAAATGTTAGTACAGGAAGCAGTATCAGTATTAAGGGCTATAGATAGCTCCTTGGCTACTATATTAGCACGAATGCAGGTTCTTGCTAAGTCCTTACCAGAATACTCTACAGTTAGAGAAATGGGTGGTGTTGGAGATGTGCTAGCGCCAAAACTAATTGCAGAAATAGGAGATGTAAGAAAACTTCATAGTGCAAAAGCTCTCATAGCTTGTGCCGGTATAGATCCACCGCCTTACGAGTCAGGACAATTTGTGGGCACAAATCGAAGGATGACAAAGAGAGGATCATCAACTTTACGAAAAGTAGGATATGAAGTAATGAGGGTACTTAAGAGTCATCCGGCGCCCAAAGATGCTGCTGTATATAATTATATAATCAAGAAAGAAATTGAGGGAAAGTGCAAAAAACACGCTAAAATAGCGGGATTAAATAAATTTCTACGTATATATTATGCAAGAGTAACCGCAGTCTACAAATAA
- a CDS encoding DUF6033 family protein, with protein sequence MAMYDYASSLYKAYGNYDAFLTQGLNRETVHINYNVNKNVDTDIIKRDMAAYLKESTIDSDSSKVLKGSGIDKASFSDNGQTKKSSDSATVSSKQNDACSVELSKEAQIYAENNASAANTTEATQPYKYAGTTSTREAWENESARFKNNYNHDHLGNYQISESEMLRMSDPELYSKIMDLEDQARRSVMHLDACVELPHEEGAADIEYKYYYNISQKEFDELKKQGKVFGGYSFDWSESARKRANELYNEAFQLKRQWRLDNTDKVASRFNNPVSKQFTALDFLEALHSDDKHQTSFNFYGKGHDEHPHNIYTGASMWRFSTKFNVLISNDALSIIANGDSKWTSSIMEDINMAVGNMKKIEKAYEGNAVYLRFGARIDDNGSITYHANFKDCEDKYGISADTPDELLEKLMSYNK encoded by the coding sequence ATGGCTATGTATGACTATGCTAGTTCTCTTTATAAGGCATATGGAAATTATGACGCGTTTCTCACTCAGGGACTTAACCGTGAGACTGTGCATATCAATTATAATGTAAATAAAAATGTTGACACAGATATTATCAAGAGAGATATGGCTGCATACCTGAAAGAATCAACAATTGATTCTGATTCATCAAAAGTCCTTAAGGGTAGTGGAATAGATAAAGCCTCATTTTCAGATAATGGCCAGACTAAGAAGTCTTCAGATTCTGCCACTGTCTCCTCAAAGCAAAATGACGCATGTTCAGTAGAATTATCTAAAGAAGCACAAATTTATGCTGAAAACAATGCATCCGCCGCAAATACCACAGAAGCTACTCAGCCATATAAATATGCAGGTACGACAAGTACAAGAGAAGCCTGGGAAAATGAATCAGCACGCTTTAAAAACAATTACAATCATGATCACTTGGGTAACTATCAGATAAGTGAGTCAGAGATGCTTCGCATGTCTGATCCTGAGCTCTACAGTAAAATTATGGATCTGGAAGATCAGGCAAGGCGTTCTGTAATGCACCTGGATGCCTGCGTGGAGCTTCCGCATGAAGAAGGTGCAGCAGATATAGAGTACAAGTATTATTATAATATTTCTCAAAAAGAGTTTGATGAACTAAAAAAACAAGGAAAAGTATTCGGTGGATACTCATTTGACTGGTCAGAATCAGCCAGAAAAAGAGCAAATGAATTGTATAATGAAGCATTTCAGTTAAAAAGACAATGGCGCTTAGACAATACAGACAAGGTAGCAAGCAGATTCAATAATCCTGTTTCCAAGCAGTTTACAGCGCTTGACTTCCTTGAAGCTCTTCATTCTGATGATAAACATCAGACCAGTTTCAACTTTTATGGGAAAGGCCATGATGAACATCCTCATAATATATATACAGGTGCAAGTATGTGGCGTTTCTCCACAAAATTTAATGTGCTTATATCCAATGATGCTCTTAGTATAATTGCAAACGGAGATAGCAAATGGACCAGCAGCATAATGGAGGATATCAATATGGCTGTTGGAAACATGAAGAAGATTGAGAAAGCCTATGAGGGCAATGCAGTTTATCTACGGTTTGGTGCCAGAATTGACGACAATGGTTCCATCACTTATCATGCGAATTTTAAAGACTGCGAAGACAAATATGGTATTTCTGCAGACACGCCTGATGAATTATTAGAAAAACTTATGAGTTACAATAAATAA
- a CDS encoding alpha/beta hydrolase — protein MDDSMKIKKKHKGIKILMTVIVVIAIIIVGGAFYLATHTQIVIGTIQKGAMVNGKPLNSYEPLYDPVNGEKENGQYLISEINYGSDYPNSFLDITYPDDNLEADRPTLFYFHGGGFFAGSKNMGDPLAVSEATYLIDDLCAKGYNIVNVDYVLVPEGHFPDPLIQANQAFAYIMEHGKEYHLNTDKIVLMGSSAGAIMVSQIGTVVSNSEYAKLLGIEPVLKKEQISAIVVDDAPLIYEDFSLACKILVGNYVKGSIFLSKSELERYDCIPYMTADYPSAIMLGSEYRHDMNVMHEQLDAVTVENDLIDPLAEKGEEKQHCFVAAERVDSTAKEAFDRVIAFIDNKTK, from the coding sequence GTGGACGATTCAATGAAGATAAAAAAGAAGCATAAAGGTATTAAGATATTGATGACAGTTATTGTTGTTATTGCGATTATTATCGTAGGAGGAGCATTTTATCTTGCTACACATACACAGATAGTCATTGGTACTATCCAGAAGGGAGCTATGGTTAATGGCAAACCTCTCAATTCTTATGAACCCTTGTATGATCCGGTCAATGGGGAAAAGGAAAATGGGCAGTATCTTATCAGTGAGATCAATTATGGAAGCGATTACCCTAACAGCTTTTTAGATATAACTTATCCGGATGATAATCTTGAAGCGGACAGACCAACGTTGTTTTATTTTCATGGTGGAGGTTTTTTTGCAGGGAGCAAGAACATGGGTGATCCACTTGCAGTCAGCGAAGCAACATATCTGATTGATGACCTTTGTGCAAAGGGGTATAACATAGTAAATGTGGATTATGTGCTGGTTCCCGAAGGACATTTTCCGGATCCTCTGATTCAGGCAAATCAGGCATTTGCATATATCATGGAGCATGGTAAAGAGTATCATTTGAATACAGATAAAATTGTTCTGATGGGATCTTCGGCAGGAGCAATCATGGTTTCTCAGATAGGAACTGTGGTAAGCAATTCTGAATATGCAAAACTCCTTGGAATAGAGCCTGTTCTGAAAAAAGAGCAGATCAGTGCAATAGTTGTAGATGATGCTCCTCTCATATACGAAGATTTTTCACTTGCGTGTAAGATTCTGGTTGGAAATTATGTCAAAGGATCAATTTTCTTGAGTAAAAGTGAGTTGGAACGATATGACTGCATCCCATATATGACAGCAGATTATCCTTCGGCTATTATGCTTGGAAGTGAGTATCGTCACGATATGAATGTGATGCATGAGCAGTTAGATGCAGTTACTGTCGAAAATGATTTGATAGATCCTTTGGCAGAAAAAGGTGAAGAAAAGCAGCACTGCTTCGTTGCAGCTGAGCGAGTGGATTCGACTGCCAAGGAAGCTTTTGATCGAGTGATTGCCTTTATTGATAATAAGACAAAATAA
- a CDS encoding nucleotidyl transferase AbiEii/AbiGii toxin family protein, with protein MNLRDEVEKIKAEGYSEANAESKLCQDIVLKAIAESGMARNATVKGGVVMRSLSKNARRATQDIDLDFIRYSISDESIRQFVKRLDCIDGLSIAIDGKITELNHQDYKGKRITITITDSNDTVLSLKMDIGVHADLSLEQEDYAFDIGFQEDAVSLLINSKAQMITEKLKSLVRFASRSTRYKDVFDICYLSDEVDKEQLRDCIDKYIFSDETLRNVATMDDVVKRVERVFSNKAYVDSVSKSGKNWLDMPVETVLKKDLEFIKSL; from the coding sequence ATGAATTTAAGGGATGAGGTAGAAAAGATAAAAGCAGAGGGGTATAGCGAAGCAAACGCAGAATCTAAGCTCTGTCAGGATATAGTACTTAAGGCAATTGCGGAAAGTGGGATGGCAAGGAATGCAACCGTCAAGGGCGGAGTTGTAATGAGAAGTCTTTCTAAGAATGCCAGACGCGCTACGCAGGATATAGATCTTGATTTTATCAGATATTCGATATCTGATGAATCCATAAGGCAGTTTGTTAAACGTCTTGATTGTATTGATGGACTGTCCATTGCTATAGATGGCAAGATAACTGAACTTAACCATCAAGACTACAAAGGAAAAAGGATTACTATAACTATAACGGATTCAAATGATACAGTTTTATCACTAAAAATGGATATAGGTGTTCATGCTGATTTATCATTGGAGCAGGAAGATTATGCTTTTGATATAGGATTTCAGGAAGATGCAGTTAGTCTTTTGATTAATTCCAAAGCGCAGATGATTACAGAAAAACTGAAATCACTTGTGCGATTTGCAAGTAGATCAACGAGATATAAGGATGTATTTGATATCTGCTATCTAAGCGATGAGGTGGACAAGGAGCAACTTAGAGATTGTATTGATAAGTATATCTTTTCTGATGAAACACTTAGAAACGTAGCAACAATGGACGATGTTGTTAAGCGTGTGGAAAGAGTTTTTAGCAATAAGGCTTATGTAGATTCTGTTTCAAAATCTGGTAAGAACTGGCTTGATATGCCAGTTGAGACGGTTCTCAAAAAGGATTTGGAGTTTATTAAATCGCTTTGA
- a CDS encoding methylated-DNA--[protein]-cysteine S-methyltransferase, translating into MKTREEALKYGLSFPDTYQEAPFHDPNWQLVRYKYNKKAFLWTYEREDFINLNVKVDPEMAFFWRKAYSSVIPGYHQNKEHWNTIILDGSIPDKDIKLMIAESYDLIADSPTKRIYDAVARIPKGCVATYAQVAEEAGDRKMARAVGNALHKNPNPSTIPCHRVVNSKGELAGNYAFGGAWKQGEILLSEDVEVKDGVVDLHKYQWRNK; encoded by the coding sequence ATGAAAACAAGAGAAGAAGCATTAAAATACGGATTATCTTTTCCGGATACTTATCAGGAAGCGCCCTTCCACGATCCTAACTGGCAGCTGGTGCGATATAAGTATAATAAAAAAGCATTCCTGTGGACTTATGAACGAGAGGACTTTATAAATCTCAATGTGAAGGTTGATCCCGAGATGGCTTTTTTCTGGAGAAAGGCTTACAGCTCAGTTATTCCCGGATACCATCAGAATAAGGAGCATTGGAATACAATCATCCTCGATGGAAGTATCCCGGATAAAGACATAAAGCTCATGATTGCCGAGAGCTACGACCTGATAGCAGACTCTCCGACTAAGAGGATTTATGATGCTGTAGCCAGAATCCCAAAGGGATGTGTTGCAACTTATGCGCAGGTTGCAGAAGAAGCCGGGGATAGAAAGATGGCAAGAGCTGTAGGAAATGCTCTTCACAAAAACCCTAACCCCAGCACAATTCCCTGTCATCGTGTAGTAAACTCAAAAGGCGAACTTGCCGGCAACTATGCATTTGGCGGAGCCTGGAAGCAGGGAGAAATCCTGCTCTCTGAAGACGTCGAAGTCAAAGATGGAGTTGTTGATTTACATAAATATCAATGGCGCAATAAATAA
- a CDS encoding ATP-binding cassette domain-containing protein: protein MWLEDEYKESKDNPLHKEFGIWSNTRYIMGKMLKYKPDVVALVLLGMVCSSVLSYFWGIFSKYVIDIIQMGLQEKEAMERLVKLIFAAGFIACLLNIGSVLSDCLVWYRFIYVRMHMITERIARVLSLKYELIERPDVLDVARRAAQATGSNMNGVEGMMRYMQQLLTSLFTVVVTFVAVMVLDFRLILALIVLCVIQFLYYRKIVEKDKKEVWDELSDSWRKTDYMERVTQYCDHAKEIRLFNLSEFLSKKQEETYLDKEEKMDLHHELWFKNSFVTQIANVVIKALIYAVLFFAVFTKDLSVGNFTLFLSLSIAFSQALINLLQRFGDYKKASLETDDFRSFIELDIDDDEKDCIDIPKADTYEIEFKNVSYKYAKAETYALKDLNLKIHPGEKLAVVGLNGAGKTTMIKLLLRLYDPTEGVVTLNGTDIRKYRREDYYKLFAPVFQNVEIFGEFEIFSVNRNLL, encoded by the coding sequence ATGTGGCTTGAGGATGAATACAAAGAAAGTAAAGATAATCCATTACACAAGGAATTTGGGATATGGAGTAACACCAGATATATTATGGGTAAGATGCTTAAGTACAAGCCGGATGTAGTAGCTCTTGTACTGCTTGGGATGGTTTGCTCATCTGTTCTTTCTTATTTTTGGGGGATTTTCAGCAAATATGTAATTGATATTATTCAGATGGGACTTCAGGAAAAAGAGGCTATGGAAAGACTTGTTAAGCTAATCTTTGCGGCAGGATTTATCGCATGCCTTTTAAATATAGGAAGCGTTTTATCGGATTGTCTTGTCTGGTACAGATTTATATATGTACGCATGCATATGATCACCGAGAGAATAGCAAGAGTTCTTTCACTTAAATATGAACTTATTGAAAGACCGGACGTTCTTGATGTGGCAAGACGTGCCGCCCAGGCGACAGGCAGCAACATGAACGGCGTTGAGGGTATGATGCGATATATGCAGCAGCTTCTTACCAGTCTTTTTACTGTAGTGGTCACATTTGTGGCAGTTATGGTTTTGGACTTCAGACTAATTCTGGCACTGATAGTCTTATGTGTTATTCAGTTTTTGTACTATAGGAAAATAGTTGAGAAGGACAAAAAAGAGGTTTGGGATGAGCTTTCTGATTCCTGGAGAAAGACTGATTATATGGAGAGAGTAACCCAGTACTGTGACCATGCCAAGGAAATCAGGCTCTTTAATCTATCTGAGTTTCTTTCAAAAAAACAGGAGGAGACATACCTTGATAAAGAGGAAAAAATGGACCTTCATCATGAGCTTTGGTTCAAAAACTCTTTTGTTACACAGATTGCGAATGTTGTGATCAAGGCACTGATATATGCGGTGCTGTTTTTTGCTGTATTTACAAAAGACTTGTCTGTAGGAAATTTCACATTGTTTTTGTCTTTATCAATAGCTTTTTCTCAGGCACTTATAAATCTCCTGCAGCGCTTTGGAGACTATAAGAAGGCATCGTTGGAAACTGATGATTTCAGATCCTTTATTGAGCTTGATATAGATGACGATGAAAAAGACTGCATAGATATTCCGAAGGCAGATACCTACGAAATTGAATTTAAGAACGTATCCTACAAGTATGCCAAGGCAGAAACCTATGCCCTTAAGGACCTTAATCTAAAGATTCATCCCGGAGAAAAACTTGCTGTGGTAGGACTAAATGGCGCAGGGAAGACGACAATGATCAAGCTCCTCTTAAGGCTCTATGATCCCACAGAAGGTGTTGTTACCCTAAATGGTACAGATATCAGGAAGTATAGGAGAGAAGATTATTACAAACTATTCGCTCCGGTATTTCAGAATGTTGAGATATTTGGAGAGTTTGAAATCTTTTCTGTAAATAGGAATCTTCTATGA
- a CDS encoding flavin reductase family protein — MKYQYKEMPESMKGTYGEFAKNFGFDWKEFIMGIPTPMFLVTTYKSNGQPNATMQSWAGFTSANHGCGYYVILCSVNKCGHLYQSLNEKKAAVLNFMSSDLYKACMKTIQNNQLEADEITSSGLTVEKASWIEAPMVAECFMNIECKFLWEKEIVPGDDHIMICLEVVGGHIEKDYIEDMFGDKGILYNVHYPINPENVKEKGCDYVAALRKVNQSYEY, encoded by the coding sequence ATGAAATACCAATACAAAGAAATGCCGGAATCTATGAAGGGGACATACGGAGAATTTGCAAAAAACTTCGGCTTTGATTGGAAAGAGTTTATTATGGGAATCCCGACGCCGATGTTCCTTGTCACAACATATAAATCTAACGGACAGCCCAATGCTACGATGCAGTCATGGGCAGGGTTTACGAGTGCGAATCATGGGTGCGGGTATTACGTGATTCTATGCAGCGTGAATAAGTGTGGACATCTTTACCAAAGCCTAAATGAAAAGAAGGCAGCAGTGCTGAATTTCATGTCTTCTGATTTATACAAAGCCTGCATGAAGACGATACAGAATAATCAGCTCGAGGCAGATGAGATAACTTCATCAGGGCTTACTGTGGAGAAAGCTTCATGGATAGAAGCGCCGATGGTCGCTGAATGTTTCATGAACATTGAGTGCAAGTTTTTGTGGGAGAAAGAAATCGTACCGGGTGATGATCATATTATGATTTGCCTTGAAGTTGTAGGCGGACATATAGAGAAGGACTATATAGAGGATATGTTCGGAGACAAAGGGATTCTTTACAATGTCCATTATCCTATAAATCCGGAAAATGTGAAAGAAAAAGGCTGCGATTATGTAGCTGCACTTAGGAAAGTAAATCAATCCTACGAATATTGA
- a CDS encoding GNAT family N-acetyltransferase, with translation MEKVRLETHNLVIKKAEYGDWEALYKNIWSKSESAKHMLWTVIKTEDEAKERMKKAIKYQEQEKYALIVYLKETMEAIGWTTMHEIEPGIFEEDGIAIGLAFVGKGYGKQILNALCDEASRCGAK, from the coding sequence GTGGAAAAAGTGAGATTGGAAACACATAATCTTGTCATAAAGAAAGCTGAATATGGTGATTGGGAAGCGCTTTACAAGAATATTTGGAGCAAAAGTGAATCAGCGAAACATATGCTCTGGACAGTTATCAAAACCGAAGACGAAGCAAAAGAACGCATGAAAAAGGCCATAAAGTATCAGGAACAAGAAAAGTACGCTTTAATAGTCTATTTGAAAGAAACAATGGAAGCAATAGGCTGGACGACAATGCATGAAATAGAACCTGGGATTTTTGAAGAAGATGGTATAGCTATTGGCCTGGCATTTGTCGGTAAAGGCTATGGGAAGCAGATTCTAAATGCTTTATGTGACGAAGCTTCCAGATGTGGTGCAAAATAG
- a CDS encoding GNAT family N-acetyltransferase — MIREARKEDLEALLELYLYLHEDSIPIHDEHLEKTWNQIIKDPNHHLIVNEIDGQIISSCVCVIIPNLTRNIRPYAFVENVVTHADFRGNGYAGECLDYAKKIAERENCYKMMLLTGSKKPETMHFYEKAGYNSSDKTAFIQWIGMDK; from the coding sequence ATGATACGAGAAGCAAGAAAAGAAGATTTGGAAGCACTTTTGGAACTGTATCTTTACTTACATGAAGATAGTATTCCCATACATGATGAACATCTTGAAAAAACATGGAATCAGATCATTAAGGATCCGAATCACCATCTGATCGTAAATGAGATTGATGGTCAGATTATATCTTCCTGTGTTTGTGTGATCATCCCGAATTTAACAAGAAATATAAGACCATATGCTTTTGTTGAGAATGTGGTAACACATGCGGATTTCAGAGGAAACGGATATGCAGGTGAATGTCTGGACTATGCAAAGAAGATTGCGGAGAGGGAAAACTGTTACAAAATGATGCTGCTGACAGGATCAAAGAAGCCGGAGACTATGCATTTCTATGAGAAGGCTGGGTATAACAGCAGTGATAAGACAGCTTTCATACAGTGGATAGGGATGGATAAGTAG